The DNA segment TGCATCCGTACCATATCCGAAGCCAGAACAGATATACCCGCCTCTAATGCGTGGGCAAGAGCATCACATCCGGAGAATGCAATGACGTGCTTGGGAAGACTGATCAACAGGTCATAATCAAGAATAGCTGTGCTTGGTATGATTTCATTGCTTAAAACCATACACTTTCTCTTCTCTGTATCCTTTACTACCGCACAGCCTGTTGTTTCAGAGCCTGTTCCACTGGTTGTAGGAATGGCAATTAGTTCCTTTTCCCTTGTGAATGATTCCACAGCATATGGGGCAAATGCCTGTTCCCATGTATAATCAGGGTATTCTGTAAACAGCCATAGCACCTTCGCACTATCCATAACAGAGCCACCTCCGATTGCCACAAATACATCCGGATCAAAGCGCTGCGCTTTTAGAATAGACGGTTCCAATAGCTCTGTAGTAGGCTCCTGCGGCATATTACACAGGACTTCATAATCGCAGTCCTTTAGAAGCTCATTGAATAGCTTTGTTTCAAGCTGTAATGCCTTCAGAACATTTTCATCGACAACCAAGCCGATTTTTTTATCCTTCCACCGCTGCAGTTCACGAATTGCACCATTTCCCATGATATACTTCGTTGTTTGGTATTGTTTAATCTCCATTTATTGCCTCCCTATACACTCAAAATTCCCGTTAATCCGCCAATCACACCAATAGCGATTATGACTAGCATTACCAAAACACTTGATTTCCCTGCTTTCAGCAGCTTATAGCAGCCCAGTGTCAGCAGCAGTGGAAGCATACTTGGAAGAATAGCATCAAATAGCTGCTCCTGCATGGAGAAGCTTCCCTCTGCCTGTGGTATGCTGATACCGCATTTCATAGTCACAAAATTAACAACCAATGCTCCCAGCACCATGCAACCCATAATACTCGCTGCGGATATCAAACGTTTAATAACACCATTCTCAAGCATGCTGAGAATTGCATCTGAACCTTTACGATATCCCAGTAAAAAGCCAAAGCGTGATATGCCGAATACAATAACTGCCATAACCAATGAGAATACTAGAGGAATGACCCAGTTACCACCTTTTGCAAAATCTACAGCGAATGCAATAAGCAAGGGGAGAATGACACCCTGTATCAGGGTATCACCAATACCCGAAAGCGGCCCCATCAATCCGGTTTTAATTGAGGTGATTGCATCATTATCAAGTTCAGCTCCCAATGCCTTCTGTTCTTCCATTGCCAGAACCAGGCCAACAATCGATGATCCCAGACAAGGCTCACAATTAAAGAAGCTGGTATGACGCTGCATAGCCTCTATACGTAAATCCTTATTATCCTTGTAAAACCTTCGAAAGGCCGGTGTCATAGCATGAAGAAAGCCGATTCCCATCATACTCTCATAATTGTAGCAGGCCTGATTATTGAACAGCCATAGCAACCAGGCTCTATTAACCTCTTTACTGGTAAGCAGGGTTTTCTTTTCCATAGTTTCACTCATGCCGCATTACCTCCTGTACTCTCTTTTTTCTGTGTATAGACGATTGCAATACAAAGGGATATAAATCCAATCGCAATCATACTCAATCCCGAATATACAGAAATCAAGAACCCGATGAAGAAAAAGATTTTTGCTTCTCCTTTGAAAATATACATCAGAGTCAGACCAATACCAAGAGCAGGCATCATCCCTCCAATAATCATAAGGATGTTTAAAACAGTCCCACCTAAAGCATCAATAATACCCTGAATATAGCTGGCTCCGAAATAGCATGCCAGCATACACGGAACAAAGGTAAGCACAAACAGCATTAACTGCGGCAATAATACAGAAGGAATCCAAACCTTTCCTGCCTCGCCTTTTTCCGCTAAATGATCTGCCATATGTGCAAATACGGAATCCAGTGTCAGACGTCCGAACCACAATAAGGTACCGATCAATCCAATCGGAACAGCAATCGCCAGAGCAGCTTCCGTATCCAATCCTCCTGTTATACCCAAAGCGGCTCCCAAAATCCCAGCCAGACACATATCTCCGGGTAAAGCACCACCTGCTGATATAAACCCGACATACATCAGGTTTATGGTAGCTCCTATCATGGTTCCCTGTGCGGGATCACCAAGAATCATCCCTGTCAGGCAACCACTTATCAAAGGTCTGTAGACGGAATAATAACCAACCGGTCCTGCAATGATCGAGCTATTCCCCAAATAATAAATAATCCCCAGTAAAACAGCCTGTAAAATACTCATAAATACCTCTCCTTTCCTATCCGCTTATCATTTTACCAACATCACTTGGTGACTCATTCGGTACCAACTGATAATACATCGGGATATGCTTATTCATGATGCGCTGCATACACTCTATTTCCTCTTCACTTGCTGATACATTGCGATTAAATTTTCTGCGGCCTGACTTTGCCCCCATTCCTCCAAGAATAACTTTATCCAGCAGAATTCCTTCATCAATTAAAGCCTCAACCACCTGTGGTGTCTTAACCAAAATGATTATTCGTTCTTTATCCTTAGCCTCCCTTTTCAACTCACACACTCCGTTTGCTATATTGTATATATCAATACGAATATCGGAAGGTGCTGCTGCTTTAATGATTTTCTGCAAAAAAACATCCTTCACCAATGCCTCATCAATTATTACGATCCGATTACCCTCAGTCTGCTTTACCCATGCTGTAACAACCTGTCCATGTATAAGACGGTCATCAATACGGCATAACACAATATGTTTCATGTTTAATCCTCCTTCAGCATTTCATTAACATGAATGAGCGTTTTCATTCCCTCTGACATTATGTGTACTATCAGCGACTTCAGCTCCAATTGCATTCTTGAACAGAGAATCTCCAGTAAAATGGGAAGATTGATTCCTGTCAGGTGTTCAAATGTGTGATCCTTCATCAATGACGCTGTAACATTAAACGGACTTCCTGAGCGCATATCTGTTAGAATCAGTATTTCACTTCCTTTTCGTGTACAGCTAATTGCCTGCAAAATAGACTCTCTCAGCTGTTCAACGCTTTCACCTAAATAGAAGCCGAATGCCTGTACATTTTCCTGTTCCCCCATAATGAGTTCACTGCTTGCCAGCATCGCTTTTCCATATTCGCCATGTGTAACGATTATGATATCAATCATATACAGCTTCCTCCTTTTCCTTTCTGATGTCATCTTATCATCGTCCCTTTTGAGTGGTCAAAAAAGTTCCTATTTCAACACACTCAGGAAAGCGTGTGAAGAAAAAAGAACGGATTTACAAGCTTTTAATCCAATGATTTCCAGCGAAAACATACATTACATGTATATTTTTCAAAAAGCAGACACACTTTTAGACTTTTATATGCATTTTTATTCTTACTGTGTTATTATGAAGAAGAAAATTACACAAAAAAAACTGAAGAGGGAGTGATTTTATGAGCAAACGTAAAGAACTAATTCTGAAAGCAATTTATGCGCATACCTTAGAATGTCTGGAAGACAAGCAGTATGATAAGCTTGGAATGGATGCC comes from the Erysipelotrichaceae bacterium 66202529 genome and includes:
- a CDS encoding iron-containing alcohol dehydrogenase encodes the protein MEIKQYQTTKYIMGNGAIRELQRWKDKKIGLVVDENVLKALQLETKLFNELLKDCDYEVLCNMPQEPTTELLEPSILKAQRFDPDVFVAIGGGSVMDSAKVLWLFTEYPDYTWEQAFAPYAVESFTREKELIAIPTTSGTGSETTGCAVVKDTEKRKCMVLSNEIIPSTAILDYDLLISLPKHVIAFSGCDALAHALEAGISVLASDMVRMQSVQAAVQIIKQLEASCNGDLNARRDIHLSATIAGACINNSITGMAHGMDQAGGDFRKPHGLMTGLILPYTMCHLLPQPLYEEVADQLGICGTSMEKQERLIARIWEMYHNINMPITLRAAGIDREAYMCKIDTYVKQAMQDANVQCAPKTFSAAELKAMYQELYDGKEWRTAYE
- a CDS encoding PTS system mannose/fructose/sorbose family transporter subunit IID, whose protein sequence is MSETMEKKTLLTSKEVNRAWLLWLFNNQACYNYESMMGIGFLHAMTPAFRRFYKDNKDLRIEAMQRHTSFFNCEPCLGSSIVGLVLAMEEQKALGAELDNDAITSIKTGLMGPLSGIGDTLIQGVILPLLIAFAVDFAKGGNWVIPLVFSLVMAVIVFGISRFGFLLGYRKGSDAILSMLENGVIKRLISAASIMGCMVLGALVVNFVTMKCGISIPQAEGSFSMQEQLFDAILPSMLPLLLTLGCYKLLKAGKSSVLVMLVIIAIGVIGGLTGILSV
- a CDS encoding PTS sugar transporter subunit IIC; this translates as MSILQAVLLGIIYYLGNSSIIAGPVGYYSVYRPLISGCLTGMILGDPAQGTMIGATINLMYVGFISAGGALPGDMCLAGILGAALGITGGLDTEAALAIAVPIGLIGTLLWFGRLTLDSVFAHMADHLAEKGEAGKVWIPSVLLPQLMLFVLTFVPCMLACYFGASYIQGIIDALGGTVLNILMIIGGMMPALGIGLTLMYIFKGEAKIFFFIGFLISVYSGLSMIAIGFISLCIAIVYTQKKESTGGNAA
- a CDS encoding PTS mannose/fructose/sorbose transporter subunit IIB yields the protein MKHIVLCRIDDRLIHGQVVTAWVKQTEGNRIVIIDEALVKDVFLQKIIKAAAPSDIRIDIYNIANGVCELKREAKDKERIIILVKTPQVVEALIDEGILLDKVILGGMGAKSGRRKFNRNVSASEEEIECMQRIMNKHIPMYYQLVPNESPSDVGKMISG
- a CDS encoding PTS fructose transporter subunit IIA — its product is MIDIIIVTHGEYGKAMLASSELIMGEQENVQAFGFYLGESVEQLRESILQAISCTRKGSEILILTDMRSGSPFNVTASLMKDHTFEHLTGINLPILLEILCSRMQLELKSLIVHIMSEGMKTLIHVNEMLKED